One segment of Haloplanus natans DSM 17983 DNA contains the following:
- a CDS encoding rod shape-determining protein, protein MSDTDAESGADGESEEPRSSESEEPRSSESEDAETAADGGDGEPIPIGVKLGSTRTVIAIPDGDGLRTVKTLTCLATYEDVITGEEKVLYGEEAATEYPDRVQYTLRSGLPEDESRAELTSTFFQEVIEANDVPENSAVVYAIPTIDNERGLENLQSVIEGSSIGEALIRSYPESLCGSVPALGDGLEAVDDIFVTVNLGSTNLEASAYRRGEQLVPFTTGAVTGNEVDRMIANYVEEETQGRVNIDNTTAREYKEAHADFVDFEPFTDVIQQPGGGSHEFTIERSVMDAVDEYVDDAVEEIANAFLPELANDYIKVYQLALDRPVVLTGGMACIPGIVEEFEERLSEELQREVEATAPDEPATSAAVGAQRIADRLVDADAY, encoded by the coding sequence ATGAGCGACACCGACGCGGAGAGCGGGGCGGACGGGGAGAGCGAGGAGCCACGGTCCTCGGAGAGCGAGGAGCCACGGTCCTCGGAGAGCGAGGACGCCGAGACGGCCGCCGACGGCGGCGACGGCGAACCGATTCCCATCGGCGTCAAACTCGGGAGCACGCGGACGGTCATCGCCATCCCCGACGGCGACGGGTTGCGGACGGTCAAGACACTGACCTGCCTCGCCACCTACGAGGACGTGATCACGGGCGAGGAGAAGGTACTCTACGGGGAGGAGGCGGCGACCGAGTATCCCGACCGGGTACAGTACACGCTCCGCTCGGGGCTGCCGGAGGACGAATCCCGCGCCGAGTTGACGTCGACGTTCTTCCAGGAAGTGATCGAGGCCAACGACGTCCCCGAAAACAGCGCCGTCGTCTACGCCATCCCGACCATCGACAACGAACGCGGGCTGGAGAACCTCCAGTCGGTCATCGAAGGGAGTTCGATCGGCGAGGCGCTGATCAGAAGCTATCCGGAGTCGCTCTGTGGCTCCGTCCCCGCGCTCGGCGACGGCCTCGAAGCCGTCGACGACATCTTCGTCACCGTCAACCTGGGGTCGACGAACCTCGAAGCCTCCGCCTACCGCCGCGGCGAGCAGCTCGTCCCCTTCACCACCGGCGCCGTCACCGGCAACGAAGTCGACCGCATGATCGCCAACTACGTCGAGGAGGAGACTCAGGGCCGCGTGAACATCGACAACACGACCGCCCGCGAGTACAAGGAGGCCCACGCCGACTTCGTCGACTTCGAGCCGTTCACGGACGTGATCCAGCAGCCCGGCGGCGGCTCCCACGAGTTCACCATCGAGCGCAGCGTCATGGACGCCGTCGACGAGTACGTCGACGACGCCGTTGAGGAGATAGCCAACGCCTTCCTGCCCGAACTCGCCAACGACTACATCAAGGTGTACCAGCTCGCGCTCGACCGCCCCGTCGTCCTCACCGGCGGGATGGCCTGTATCCCCGGCATCGTCGAGGAGTTCGAGGAGCGGCTGAGCGAGGAACTCCAGCGGGAGGTCGAGGCGACGGCGCCGGACGAACCGGCCACGTCGGCGGCCGTCGGCGCCCAGCGCATCGCCGACCGCCTCGTCGACGCGGACGCGTACTGA